The genomic DNA TCTACCTAATATTACCTAAGGCTTTAAAATATTTTATATAATATTTTATTACCTTAAATAAATACCCTATCATAAACTTAGTAAACAAATAAAATTATTATTCTAAAAAATATAATAATTTTATTTGTTGTTTTAATATTATAACACATTTGATAATGTCCAATTCATATATGCAAAATTTATATACTTTAAAATATCTAAGAAATTATTCAATAAAAAAATACTATTTTTTAAAAATTATCATTATTGATAAAGCTCTACTATTTATATTTTTTAGTGTATTCATGTATAATAAGTAAAAGCACAACGGTATATACTGTTGTGCTTTTTTGTAATTAATAAACAATATTTTGGTCTATAACAATGAAAAATGGCTACTTTCCATAATTGATTTCATCTGACATAAGCAAAAAGGGTGTCCAGCTGGGTCAATCATAACTCTCCAGTCATCAGTAAATTGCTCCTCTGCGATTGTAGCTCCACAATGAATTGCATATTGAACTGCTTCTTCTAAATCATTAACAGCGAAATCCATATGAGCCATTTGTTGTTGAGATTCAGGTTTTTCTGGTTCTATTATGCCCCAAGCCTTTGTTTTTTGCAATATAAAGAAAAAATTATATATTTTAATATTTTATAATTGTTGAAATTGTGTAATAAATTCAACTGGATACATAGTGCGTTTTGAAATTTCTTCTAAAGCTAAACCTTGTTTTAAAAGTCTCTTTATGACGCTTTCCATACTTTCTGAAATTTCTATAATATTTTTATCAAAATCATAAAACCTAAAAGTTCTTTGACCCCATGGGTATTCTTTTATATAATGCAAAAATTCAATATTTCCTATTCTATTTATCTTACTTTCCCATTGTTTGATGTCATTAACCTCAAAATACAACTGAAAGTTATTTGATTGTTGATATATTGGTAAATCATATCCAATTATAGCTTTATAATTACTTTGTAATCCAAATCCATTTTCAAATGATACATGTTCTCCTAAATCTAATGTGATTTTTTGCTCCATAACATCTTCATAAAACTTTTTTGATTTATTTATGTCTTTTACAATTAGCAATACTCCTCCAAATTTCATCTTATCACTATCCTTTCTTTGTTATAAGTATTATAACTTAAAATTTTGCAATTTCACTGTAAAAATCAGACATATTAGCTCGGTATTTTTGAGGAGTTATTCCACAGACAATTTTAAAATCTTTAATAAAATGTGGTATATCATAGAATCCTAATTCATTACATATAGACATCAATGAAGTTTTATTATTGTTTAGAAGTTTTATAGATTTATTAATACGTACCAAACGAGAAAATGACTTCATACTCAACCCTAGGTACTGATTAAAGAGTCTGTTTAAATGCCTAGAACTATAAAATACTTTTTTAGAAATTTCTTGTGAAGATATATTTCCAGAGTTTTGAATAATCAACTGAATTGCCAAAATAAACTCATATGAGTATTCAATTTTAATATTAGAAATCAATAATTCTTCCAACTTTAAAATCAATTTATCTATAGATAAAGATTCATTAAATATTTTTTTAATTTCTAAATCTAATGAAGTATTAATTATAGAAAATGGAACAACTTTATCAATAAGTTCACTTTGCTGTATACCTATAAGCGGGAAAAAACCAGCAGGTTGAAATTCTATAATTAGTATAACATCACATCTATTAGCAATATTTCCTACTGTTTTTGGTTTAGTAGTTGGACCAAATAATAGACTATGTAACCCTGTGGCATCATAAAAAAACACCAAAGTTACACTTCCATGAGGAATAATCGTGTAATTATCAGAAATTATTGTTTGATTTGGAAACGATATAGTAAAATTCGATATCCAATTTCTTAATTGTATACAAGGCAAGAGATAAACAAAATTGTCTTCACAAACTATAAGTGACCTATTTTTATTTATAAAATGAATACTTTCTTTTTTTAACATATATTATATCCTGTCCTATCGTGAATATTTATTAAAGTAAGAAGAATCCATATTATCTCTATATATCATTAACTGCTTTTAATAATAGAGATAGTATGAATACTCATTAGATATTTAATAAACAAATAAAATTAAAATAATCAATAAAAAATATAGTACTTTTATCTGTTATTTTAATATTATAGCACATTTATAGTATTTAACTTATATCCACTTTACATATGTCTAATTTATATAGTTAAAAATGCTTATCTCAAATACAATAATTAGTCCTTATACAATTAAACCATCTGAAACTGTAATAGTACGACTACTACTTTTGGCTGCTTCTGGTGAGTGAGTTACCATAATTATAGTTTGTCCATTGTCTCTGTTTATTTTATTCAGTAAATCTATTATTTCTATCCCTGTTTTACTATCTAAATTTCCAGTAGGCTCATCAGCAAATAAAATCTCTGGTTTTCCAATTAAAGCTCGAGCTATAGCAACACGTTGTTGCTGACCACCAGATAACTCTCGTGGTGTATGTTTACGTCTATCAGTTAAACCAACTATATCTAAGATTTCATCTAATTGATTTTTATAATCTTTTAAATTTTTACCATCTAATAACAAAGGAAGCATTATATTTTCCTCCACATTTAAATTTGGTATTAAGTTATAAAATTGAAACACGAATCCTATATTTCTACGACGTATTATGCTCATTTTCTCATCATTAAAATGTGATATATCAGCTCCATTCATATACACTTTTCCGCTCGTTGGAGTATCTAAACCACCTAAAATATATAAAAGAGTACTTTTACCAGAACCAGATTGACCCATGATAGAAACAAATTCACCTTTCATTACTTGTAAAGATACCTCTTTTAACACTCGAGTTGTTGTATTTCCAATTTTATATTCTTTGATAATATTTTTTGCTTCTACAGCTAAACTATTATGTGTAATTTTCATATTAACCTCCATAATTATTCAAACTTAATTTCTTCTATCAGTTTCATTTTCTTCCCTTTTATAATAGGCACTATTGAACCTATTAAAGTTACTATAATTCCCAATAACCCAACAATAATAAATGTTTTAAAATCTAAATCTGGTTTCATTGAAATTTTTGGTCCTGCAACTATAAAGATAGTTTGAATCTCAAGTATAGATATCACAATACCAATAACAGCTCCAAGTAAACCTGAAGTAAACCCTTCAATCAATGTTACTTTTATATTTTGTTTATCACTTAGTCCTATAGATTTATACATAGCTATAGAACGTCTTTTTTGAATATAATTAATCAGTAGATTATTAATAATACCTACTGTAGCAAGAAGAAAAATGAAATAGGTCATCTTATTCATAGGAGACAAAAAACTACTTATAGTATTTAAAGAATCATTATTAAATTCTTCAACTGTACGACTCCAATTATATGTATCTCCAAATAAATATCTTATCTGAATCATAACAGCATCTGGATTGACTGCTGTATATACTAAAAAACCATAATTAGTTTTATCAAAATCATTAACTGCATAATGTGATGGTATAACAGCTTCTACATCATTTGCACGGGATTTAAAACTACCTACTATTTTATAAGAAAAATCATACTTATCATTAGATAGAGTTATTGTATCTCCTATAGATAAGCCTACTTTTTTTAGAGTATCTTCATTCAAAATAACAGAACGTTTATCATTAAAAGCTTCTATTACTTGTTTTTTTATCTCAAAATTTGTATAATTGATTCCAAACATAGAGTTATATAGTTTTATATTATCTGTACCCTCTAGTCTTGATAATGTTACACCATTACCAGAAATCTCATTATTCATAACATAAAGAGGTAATATTTTTTTAATTCCATCCATATGTCTAACATCTTCAATAAACTCTTCATTCATCTTTCCATCTGCAAAACCTTGTAATTCTGCGTCACGAAACACATCTGTTATATAAGTTTTGACAAAGTTACCAACAACACTTATTGCAATAACTGCAGAAATACTTATAAATAGTAAAGTGATATTCTGTATTATATTTTTGTTATTTTTCATATTTCTAGCAGCTAATTTACCCTCATTCCCTAAAATATTTTTATAAACAAACTCAAAAACTATAGACATGATATCAGTAATAAGAGGAATCAACACAATAGTAGCTACAATTAATCCCAGTAATGAAAATCCACCAGCTAGATACAATGTATTTTCAGGGGATATTCTTGGAAGTAAAATAGATAAAATAAACATTATACTTCCTATAAAAAGTATAGAACGATTTGAAACATTCTTTTCTTCTACTGTTCCTAGTACAATATTTTTTATCGGCAAATGGCTAGCTTTTTTAACAGGTATATATGCACTAAATGAAGAAACGATTATTGCTACTATAACAGATATAATCACTCCAATGGGTGATATTACTACTGGAATTGATATTCCTTGCTCGAGAGAATTTCCTAACCCATGAAGCATTAAATTTAAAACAACTACACCAATAGGAATAGCAATTAATCCTCCTATACTTCCGTATAATATACTTTCAAGCATCAATATACGAGTTACAGTTTTTTCATTGGCACCAATACTTCTAAATGTTCCAATAAAAGGAAGACGTTCTAATGTAATAACCTTATAACTGCTGTATATTATAAATATACTAAGGGTTAATGCAAAAAAACTTATTAAAAAGAAAGGCATTGTCTTTTGTCTAGCATCTGAAATTATCTTAGTTTCATTTATAGTATTTGATACCATATATTTTTCAGTAGAAAGTTCTTTGGATAATTTATTTACTAGATTTTCTGTAATTTCTTCTTCTGACTCTATAAGAATTCTTGTATATCCACTGCCTTTATTTATAATTTTTGATAGAGTCTCTTTGGGTAGCAGTGCATTTACACCTCTTGTGTTCCTCAAAAATACTGTATCATAAGATGCAATATCACTAACTTGAAAAGTATAAGACTTTCCATAAATCTGCAAAGTAATAGAATCACCTTTTTTTATTTTATATTTTGATGTAAAGCGATTTGGAAGAATAATTTTATCACCAGAAAAATCAGTAATACTATCGCCATTTTCTAATCGTGGCTTGTTGATTTTATTTAGTTGACTTAAGTCTGCTGATATAAGACTAAATTCTTCATAGTATCCCCCTTTATTATAAATAGCAGAGCTTTCCAATACACCAACCTTTGATTTTATAGCATTTAAATCAGGTATGTCTTCTAAATTGGTTAATATATCTGGATTTTTACTTTGGACAGATATAGTCGCTGTACCATACATACCTTTTGCCATTTTTCTTTGTGCACTTTCATAAGATAATCCAATTGAGAATGAAACAAAAAGTAAAACTGTTGATAAAACTATGGACAATAACATAACTGCTGTTCTAATTTTTCGTTCTTTAATATTTGTGAAAATATACTTTAATATAATTTTCAAATTTACACCTTCTTTCCTTATCTAAGATATTTCAATCTAATATTTTTATACTTTAATCTAAATTAAATCTCTAATAGACTCCTCCATACTTTTATCATTCTATTTATAATATTTTTAATCAAATCACCCCTTAAATAAAAAAGATTGATAAACTACTATATAAATATAATAATCTATCAACCTTAATATATTTTTTATTTAACCTTAATTAACCTTAATTAAATAGGAAAGGTGATATAAAATGAGCTACCTAATCCAGGTATACTTTCAACAGATATATTCCCTCCATGAACTTCAATAATTTGCT from Clostridioides difficile ATCC 9689 = DSM 1296 includes the following:
- a CDS encoding helix-turn-helix domain-containing protein; this encodes MLKKESIHFINKNRSLIVCEDNFVYLLPCIQLRNWISNFTISFPNQTIISDNYTIIPHGSVTLVFFYDATGLHSLLFGPTTKPKTVGNIANRCDVILIIEFQPAGFFPLIGIQQSELIDKVVPFSIINTSLDLEIKKIFNESLSIDKLILKLEELLISNIKIEYSYEFILAIQLIIQNSGNISSQEISKKVFYSSRHLNRLFNQYLGLSMKSFSRLVRINKSIKLLNNNKTSLMSICNELGFYDIPHFIKDFKIVCGITPQKYRANMSDFYSEIAKF
- a CDS encoding VOC family protein, with protein sequence MQKTKAWGIIEPEKPESQQQMAHMDFAVNDLEEAVQYAIHCGATIAEEQFTDDWRVMIDPAGHPFCLCQMKSIMESSHFSLL
- a CDS encoding FtsX-like permease family protein, encoding MKIILKYIFTNIKERKIRTAVMLLSIVLSTVLLFVSFSIGLSYESAQRKMAKGMYGTATISVQSKNPDILTNLEDIPDLNAIKSKVGVLESSAIYNKGGYYEEFSLISADLSQLNKINKPRLENGDSITDFSGDKIILPNRFTSKYKIKKGDSITLQIYGKSYTFQVSDIASYDTVFLRNTRGVNALLPKETLSKIINKGSGYTRILIESEEEITENLVNKLSKELSTEKYMVSNTINETKIISDARQKTMPFFLISFFALTLSIFIIYSSYKVITLERLPFIGTFRSIGANEKTVTRILMLESILYGSIGGLIAIPIGVVVLNLMLHGLGNSLEQGISIPVVISPIGVIISVIVAIIVSSFSAYIPVKKASHLPIKNIVLGTVEEKNVSNRSILFIGSIMFILSILLPRISPENTLYLAGGFSLLGLIVATIVLIPLITDIMSIVFEFVYKNILGNEGKLAARNMKNNKNIIQNITLLFISISAVIAISVVGNFVKTYITDVFRDAELQGFADGKMNEEFIEDVRHMDGIKKILPLYVMNNEISGNGVTLSRLEGTDNIKLYNSMFGINYTNFEIKKQVIEAFNDKRSVILNEDTLKKVGLSIGDTITLSNDKYDFSYKIVGSFKSRANDVEAVIPSHYAVNDFDKTNYGFLVYTAVNPDAVMIQIRYLFGDTYNWSRTVEEFNNDSLNTISSFLSPMNKMTYFIFLLATVGIINNLLINYIQKRRSIAMYKSIGLSDKQNIKVTLIEGFTSGLLGAVIGIVISILEIQTIFIVAGPKISMKPDLDFKTFIIVGLLGIIVTLIGSIVPIIKGKKMKLIEEIKFE
- a CDS encoding ABC transporter ATP-binding protein → MKITHNSLAVEAKNIIKEYKIGNTTTRVLKEVSLQVMKGEFVSIMGQSGSGKSTLLYILGGLDTPTSGKVYMNGADISHFNDEKMSIIRRRNIGFVFQFYNLIPNLNVEENIMLPLLLDGKNLKDYKNQLDEILDIVGLTDRRKHTPRELSGGQQQRVAIARALIGKPEILFADEPTGNLDSKTGIEIIDLLNKINRDNGQTIIMVTHSPEAAKSSSRTITVSDGLIV
- a CDS encoding VOC family protein, which gives rise to MKFGGVLLIVKDINKSKKFYEDVMEQKITLDLGEHVSFENGFGLQSNYKAIIGYDLPIYQQSNNFQLYFEVNDIKQWESKINRIGNIEFLHYIKEYPWGQRTFRFYDFDKNIIEISESMESVIKRLLKQGLALEEISKRTMYPVEFITQFQQL